CAGCGCCCACTACGGCGTCGGCTAGTCCTCCAACAGCGTCTCCCAGTGAGAAGAGACCGAGTGGGTCAGAGTTGTTGACGGGATCGTTAGCTGCGTACGCATGGCGGTTGGCATTAGCCGGGTTAAGGGGGGTGTCCAGGGTGTCCATTTGAGTCCACCGTCCGATGCCGGGGTTGTACCAGCGTTGGCCGTATTTCACCCACCCCGTGGCCCGGTCTTGGAGCCCGATCTTGAAGGTGTACGGGTTCTGCGGCACGCCCAGGCCCCCAGAGTCTTCGGTGAGGGCGGGCCTGCCGTAGGGATCGTAGGCATAGGCGAAGGCCACATACTTGCCGCTGGTGATCAGGGCGGCAGGGTTACCGGTGCCGTCGTAAACATACAGGGACTGCATGCCGGAACTGGTACGCAGCATCAGCGGCTCACCGGTGACCGGATCATGTTCCACATAGGCGGTGAGGTTGTCCTTCTTCAACTGCTCAATCACCGGTAGTCCCTGCGCGTCCGTGCGGCCGTAGGTGAGCTGATAGGTGCCCTGAGGCGTGGTCTGGGACAGCAGCTCGTTCTGGGCTGGGCCTGCGTACTTGTAGGTGTAGGCCTTCCCGCCAACAGTGGCCGTCGTCATCTGTTCGGCCCCGTTGTACTTGTACGTCCCGGAGGGGTCGGCGGTGAGGTTCCCGGCGCCGTCCTTTTTGGGCACGGCGGGATAACGCTATGGACATGATGACCCCCGAAGAAATCGAGACTGACGCGGAGGCTGATTGCTCCGGTGAGTGCACGCTAAACCCGGCGTTATGCGCTTGTCTGCGGCGAGACAGTACCTGTCTTTGCGAATAGAAACAGGTGTTTTCCCCATGGTGGTCTTCCGCCCCTCTCAAGAGGCACTAACACGGAAACACGGAAATCTGTGTTCCTGTGGGATGGCGATCAGGTGTTCTGGTGCGACGAGTTGAGCGTTTACTTGGAAAAGGGTCGTAAAGTTCGTGGCAGGGCGGGGCCCCAGCAGCGCTCAAAGATTTCTTCTCGGGATGAAACCCACCGTATCCGTGAGGCGGAGAAGAACGGTTACAGCCCCAGCAGTCGGGGCCGGATCAGCAAAGTCATCGTCGAGGCCTATCAAGCAGCCAGCTCCTAAACAGGCCGGCCCGCTTCCGCCCTTACGGATAAGCTCGGAAAGCTTTCCCCGGAGAGGACTGACATATGCGCTATTATCGGCTTTTAATCACATCTCCGGAAAATTCATCCGGATACCCCCAAACCGTACGAATGGTTCAGAGCGGGTGATCCCAATGGTCTCGGTACAGTGAGCGCATGATTACTTCTGGGTTTAAGGCCCTTTCCGGTGTCGCTCTTTCCGCTCTGCTTCTCGCCGGCTGCGCCGCGCCGGCTCCCTCAACCGCAGAGGAGACTTCCGCCCCAGCGGTTCCGACACCGTCGGCACCAGCGACTCCGGCCGTGAAGATGACTGATACGGAACGTGTGGCCGCGGCAGAGGCCGCAGTTCAGGCTGAACTCCCCGATGCTCCCATTTGGAAAGGTATGAGCTTTGAGGGGGTCATCGTCAATGAATCCGAGGTCTGCGTTGACCGCACCTACGAGCCAGGAGGGGGCCTGGATGGTCTTGGTGGGAGTGCTGGCTATGTTGTCGTCAGGTTCCCAATGGTCACGCTGGGAGAGCCTCAGGACGGACTTTGCGCAAGCTATCTACCAACAGACGAAAAAGTACAGGCCCCTGTCGACGTGCCCTCTGAGGTGGCTAAAGATCCCGGTCTGATGGTCAGCACCACATTCGGAGATGAGTGGCCGCTGACCGTTCCTTATGTAGTTGCACACTGTGAGGACATCACAGTGTCAGGACGATCCCTCCAAGTGGCGACCGTAGATGATTCAAATGGCAAGACCTACGCAGTAAACGGAACAGCCAAGGATCACGGCAACTTTCTCGACATTGATCCGATTTGGGCGTCGAATCCAGATGTTTCCGGGCTAAAAAAAGACATCAGCCCGGTCATTGATGCCGCTCTTGCGCTCTGTGATTAATCTTCCCAAGAGCAGGACTCGTGTGGGCCGTATCGGAGGTTGAAGCGTCGTGCGTCGGCGAACGGTCGTTTTCCAACATCGGGAAATGGCATAGTCCGACCGTGCCCGGAAGCCCCTGCAGTATGTTTTGCTAAGCGGTCCAGTCGCGAAGCAGGTAGTAGGAGTCAGGTTGGATCCGCCTCTCTCGACGAGAGGCAGCTCCAACCGGTACGGATCAGCCCATCCCCACGGTGGATCCTGCCTTTGACTTGGTTGCTTTGCTCGTCGAGTTTGAAGGGAGCTTCGCTCCCAGCTCTATTGCTGAAGCTCGACGCGACATAGAACCTTTTCACAACCTCTGCCTCCTGGTGGGAATTGTGATCATTGTTGCTCATTGAGCTAGGCCGGTGCGTCACATACGCCATAGAGGGATCCCTGTACGGTCGGCCTGGGAGCTTGCGAGAGCTTTGCTCAAGCGTCAGCCGTCGTCCCCGGCAAAGTAATGTTCGACGATTGGCCACCAGTGTCGGTCGGCTAGCTCTAATCGGGCACGGTCAACTCCAATCCACTCTCCAACAGCAATCGGTTGTTCGGAGCTGGCAACTAGAAATACGGGCACGTGAGCCCAGGGCACAGGGTAGATGTAGTTGGAGTTGGGAGTCGAGACCACATTTCGAACAAAGCCAATGCAGTGGACCATGACGTCAGCTTTCTCGAAAATCTCCCATATCAGTCGCGAAGTACCTAAAGATAGGGACTCGCGGCTAGATCGGTCGTACAAATAACGGGTCGGGAGATTTAGTCCTCTGGTAGTTGGAACACAGAAGAATTCCGGCTCCTGGCCTAGGATCCGTCGGATGATGAGCAGCCGCGTGACCACTGCTGGCTCTGCGGCAGGACAGTTGCTTCCCACCCATGTTTCTGCTGAGCTGCCAGGCGGCAACCAATCGGTCCCGACAGTAACGCCAATCTTCTGCAGCTCTGTCATGAATTCATGCTACGGGTGGCTGCGCCTGCATTCGAGGCGACATGACGTCCCTCCCGCCGAAGTGTCCGCAAGCCGGTCTAAAGGTCAAGTGAGAGTCCGTTGAAAAGTGTGCTGTCAAGGATCCCTAAGCGGGACAACTGGCCAGTTTCGCCACCTTCCCCGGCTCTTGTCAGGTAGATCGGCGGGGCACAATAAGGCCGTTGTTTCGTCACATGCTCTGATCGGGTTTGGACTCAATGTCACACGCCTACAGGTCCTCTTTGAGGAGCTGCTCAGAGTCATCAAACAGGTCCGGCCGTACCCGACGCGCAATCTCTTCAGCTATTGCGGCCACAGTGTACTGACTAGTGGACCTGGCGACCTTGTCAGCTAGCGAGGGGCTTTCCGCCATGACCTCGTCTCTTGTTACTTTGTGCCAGATCGGAAGAAGATTCTGCTCGCCTGAAACCGAGCGAGTTACCATCCCGTCCAGCTCGTATTGAGGCCATCCTTTTGAGAAGAAGTGCTCAGATAAAATGACTACTCCGAAAGCGCTCCGAGCTAGACCTTGGTCAATTTTCCTTCGCAGGCTGTCACCGATTCCCATCTGAAACTCGTCGAACCAAACTCGTACGCCGAATCCTTCAAGCGCCTCTCGTAGGGGACGGGCTACGGCGACTTTATCCTCACTGGCGTGGGAGATGAAAACATCCCACACCTCGAGAGAGGCGTTGGATGTTACAGCCGGCGGAAGCTCCGCCCGTACCTGAGAAAGCGTAGATGGCTTCGCGCTACGTGCGACAGGCAATGGTGGCGGATCTACAGACACTGATGACTTCACCCGAGCGTTCGCGGCCATGCCGATGAGGTCAACTGTCACGTACCAATGTCCATCACGAGGCACCGTCATCCGGTGGGGAGACCTTTTGACGAGCCCTCCGCCGTGTAGACGGTGCCGCCTTCCTGCTTTATAAGCGGAGAAATTGGACGAATTAAGTAGGCGCACGTTAGCGGCGCTGCCCTTTAGGGTGACCACAACCGTGGATCCGCGCTTAACCTGCTTCAGATCGTAGCTTTGAAAGTTTGCCATACTGGTCCCCCTGATTGCGTTGAACCCAGTGTATGAGCAAAAACTGACACAACTGGAGATGGCGACGCCGGACCTGATGAGTAAATGGTTCTTGGAGTTTGCATGAGAACGCCCGTAAGCCGGTGGCCAAATGCGAATAGAGTATGACGGTGCCTTCGCTTCTCAACCGGCTCATCTATGTTGATGACTCCGGCAACCCTCGGTCAGGACTAGTCGTATATGGATGGGTGGAGTTCACTCCCGACCATTGGCCCTCCGCCCTAGGTAACTGGCTGCAGATGCGTAAACGCCTTTGGCGAGAGCACAGGATCCCTCTCACTCAGGAGCTGCACACCACTGAGTATGTAAACGGGCGCGGCCGTATTTCCACGCAAATCCCGGATCGGCATATCCACAACGGAGTCGAGTATTGGAAAGACTTCGGACGGGAGGTTGCTTTGGAGTGTCTGGAAACGCTACGAAACACCGAGGGACTGAGTCTTGGAGCGGTGTACCGAAAAGGGAAACCCGAGGACATCGCGCACACGCGCCAGCAGGCCTATGCGGCACTAGTTGATCGTCTGGAAGCGGAACTGGCACGATCCGATTCATTGGCGCTTGTTTTCATGGACGGTGACGGAAGCGACACCTCATACCGCAGCACCCACCGGAACCTGCGGCTCAGTCAGCGGCGCGTGATCGAAGACGCGATCCACCTGGACTCCCGAAGCTCACAGCTCGTGCAGATGGCGGACCTCGTGGCTTGGTGCGCCAACTCTTCGATAGACCGGCATCCGAGGAACGAGTTTGCCTGGGAGTGGTTTGAGAAGTACCTCAGCGAACGGGATCCCAGACGCAGCCCGCAAGAAATATGAGTCGGTTAAACAGCTAGACCCCCTGATCCACGTGTGTGGGGGGGTCTGCGCTTATGACTATAGCTGTATAGAAAACTTGTTACAAGCCAAAATATAAACCTAGAGTTCGCTGAAAAGTTAGATACGGATTCCTGGAGGTCCCCAGCACTAGAATTCATGAGACGTGTTCTACGTGCCCCTTTAGCGTAGGGATTGCCCGTGCCGCGGTGTGAATCGCCCCCGGTTCCGTTTCAGGGTCGGCAATGCCGGCTCTGTTCCCCCGGAGCGCACGCCAGCTGCAGACTACCTTCAGGATCTAAGTCACCAGCCGTCGCCCCAACCTATGTGTAGCAGCGGGGCAGCGGTAAAGTTCCGCCGGTGCGGGGCTGTCCTCGTACGAGCCGCAGGCGAGAATGTCTCCGACATCCTCGAGGGCCTGCCCGATGGCTTTCCAGTTCTGGTCGTATGACTCCCAGCGGGGCACTCGGGCTCACACATCCGGATCCGCCACTCGCGGAGCCAATTGATCCAATTGATCCGGTGTTGCCCGCCACCAGGTGAGCGGGCGGTGTATGTCGATACTTAACCACGGCATGGTGCTGTCCTCCAGGCCTTTATTTGTGTTGGCGAATGCCACTGCGGGGAAATCATGCCAGCGTGCGTTGGCGGGGTCGCGGAACCATTGGTCGACGTTTGGTAGCGGATGACCCGCTTACCCAGCAGATAGTAGTCCGGGCCGATGTTTCGGCCTCGCCATTCGGCCAGCTCCTGGACACTGACACCGTATTTACGGGATACCTGTTCCGGGGTGATGAGTTGCTTCACGGACTTGCTCCTTTTCTCTTTGCCACCGTTCCTTTCGGCAACGCCGTCAAGACTTGCCCGCGAAGTGAATTGGCCAGCCGGAGCCGGGGGACCGTGGAATACCGGAGGGCGCGAAGCGAGTGAGGATATGCCGCGAAAGCTCCCGGCGCCGGCTTGCCAAGAGAAGGGCGGGCAGTACCATCCAAAGCCGAAACGGAACGGCGCAGCCGGTTAAAGTCTCAGGAGCGAAGCTCCCCGCATACAGTAATGGCCGTGTGCTGTGCTCCGCGCCGCTTGCTCCGCGACCGCCCGCCGGGTAGTTTTTGGAGCCGTTGCGCCCAAACACCGCACGGCAGTAACCTCCTGTTACCGGAAGTAAAAATACGGCCCTGGGTCTGTACGCATACGCCGCCCGCCGGGCAGCCACTTCTCCCTAATCAGAGGAGTGCGCTATGGATAACCGCCCACCTGCTTCCGGACCCGGCCAGGCACTTGCCGCCGCGACCGCACCCGGCCCCGCCGGACCGCCCGGGAAATCCCCGCAGTCGCTGCGCGCGGCGTGGCTCGCCCTGACCGGGCTGTCCGCGGTGTTCCTCTTCGAGATGCTGGATAACTCGGTCCTGAACGTTGCGCTGCCCACGATCGGCCGCGACCTGGGTGCGTCGACGGCGGCCCTGCAGTGGGTGACCAGCTCGTATTCCGTGGTCTTCGGCGGGCTGATGATCGCGCTCAGTGCGCTCGCCGACCGGGCCGGCCGCCGCAAGGTCATGCTGGCCGGGCTGGTGCTCCTAGCCGCTGCGAGCATGGCCACCCTGGCTGTTACCTCCGTAGGGCAGCTGATTGGGGTCCGCGCCGTGATGGGCGTTGCTGCCGCCATGACCACCCCGGGTTCGATGGCCCTGGCCTTCCGCCTCTTTGACGATGAGAGGCTGCGCGTGCGGGCCCTGACGCTCATCTCGACCGTGGGGCTGGTTGGCCTGGCAATCGGCCCCGCAGCCGGAGGGTTCCTGCTGGCCGCTGCCCCGTGGCAGGCGCTGCTGCTGGTCAACGTGCCGATCGCCGTCGTCGCCGTCATCTGCATCCGCGCCGCAATCCCCGCGGACCGCGCCGACGAACTCCACGCCCAGCCCCTTGACCTGATTGGTGCCCTCGCCGGCACCATCACCATCGTGTCCGTGCTGGCCGTGCCCGCGCTGTTGGTCGGAGACGGCGCAGCTTCCGGGCGCCCGGAAGCCGTGGCCGCGGTGGCGGTCCTGGCGGGGGCGGGCTTCGCGTTCCGCCAGCGGCATGCGGCCAACCCGTTGCTGGACTTCGCCCTGGTGGCCCGCCCGCTGGTGTCCAGCGGCCTGGCCTTCAAAGCCGCGGCGGCACTGGCCGTTGCCGGCCTGGGCTACATGGTGACCCTGCAGCTGCAGCTCGAGTGGGGATGGACCCCCGCCCAGGCAGCTCTGGGGCTGCTTCCGCAGGTTGCGGTCCTTATTGCCGGGGGTGCGCTGATTGGCCCGCTCATTAAGCGGATCGGTCTTGAGCACGCCGCCCGGCTGAGCGCTGCCGCCGTGGTGGCCGGGCTTGCCGTTTACGCCGTGTTCGGCCAGCGCAGCTATCCCTGGACTGCCGTGGCCATGGTACTGGTCGCGGCGGGAATGCGCGTGGTGGGCGTGGTCTCCGGCAACAACGTGATGCGCGGGCTGCCGGCGGACCGCACCACCGTGGGCGCGGCCCTCGTTGACACGGCCGGGGAGTTGGCCACCGGCGTCGGCATCACCCTTGCCGGCACGTTCATCGCTGCCGCCTTCACGGGCAGCATTGCCGCGGGGGAGTGGACAGCCGCCCAGGCCGGGCAGTTTCGGGACGGAACCACGCTCGCCGCCTGCACGCTCACCGCGCTGGCTGCCCTGCTGGTGGGGTTCGGCATGTTCCGCGCCCGCGCGAAGAACGGCGGTCCGGAGAACGGATAGCGGCTCCGGACACGGAAAGAGGCCCGGTGTCCCGGGCCTCTTTCCTGCGGTGCTTGTCCTGCTAGCTGATGGCGGCGCGCAGTTCCTTGGCGGCCAAAGCGGGGTCATCGGCGCTGTAGATGCCGCCGCCGACGACGGCCACGTCCGCACCCGAGGCCTGGACATCAGCCAGGGTAGCCAGCTTGACGCCGCCGGCGATGGAGAACGCGACACCGGATTCCTTGCCGGCGGTCAGCAGGGTGTTGAGGTCATAGCCGTCCTGGGCCTGCTCGTCGAGACCGGCGTGGAACTCTACGAACTCGGCACCGAGGTCGGTGACCTCCTTGGCGCGGGCCGCCTTGTCATCGACGCCGATGAGGTCCACCACCACGCCCTTGCCGTGGGCCTTGCCGGCCTTGATGGCTCCGGTGATGGTGGAATCATCGGCGACGCCGAGGACAGTCACGAGGTCGGCGCCGGCCTTGAAAGCGATGTCGGCTTCGAGTTCGCCGGCGTCCATGGTCTTGAGGTCCGCGAAGACAATCTTGTCCGGGTGGGCTTCCTTGATGGCCGTGACGGCGGACAGTCCGGCGTTCTTGACCAGCGGTGTGCCGAGTTCAATGATGTCGACGTACTCGGCGACCTTCCCGGAGAGCTCGAGGGCGTCTTCGACGGTCAGTACGTCCATGGCGAGTTGAAGTTTCATGGTGTTTCCTTTGCTAACTGGGGATGGAAGTTGAGGGGGCACGCGTTATTCGAGGTTCGCGTGCCGGGGCCAGAGGTCCTCGGCGGGGGTGCCGTCGATTTTCCAGAGGGTGTGGAAGACGGCGTCGAGCACCAGGAGCAGTGCCTGCTCGAAGAGGCTGCCGGAGTACTGGCGTGAGGCCGTGCCGCGGTGATCGGTCTTTTGGGCTGCGGGAATGAGGACCACATGGTGCGCTATCCCGGCCAGCTTCGACTCGCCGTCGGTGGTCAGCGCGGCCACGCGGGAGTCCACGGAGACGGCTGTTTCCGCAGCGGCTACTGCGCCGGCAGTGGTTCCGGATCCCGAGGCAACAATCAGCAGGTCACCGGGGCCGATGGCCGGCGTCGTTGTTTCGCCTACGACGTGCACGGTAAGTCCGAGGTGCATGAGGCGCATGGCGTGCATGCGCAGCGCAAGGCCGCTGCGTCCGCCGCCGGTGACGAAGACCCGCCGGGCCTGCCGGATCTCGTTCACCAGAC
This Arthrobacter sp. zg-Y20 DNA region includes the following protein-coding sequences:
- a CDS encoding RHS repeat-associated core domain-containing protein encodes the protein MPKKDGAGNLTADPSGTYKYNGAEQMTTATVGGKAYTYKYAGPAQNELLSQTTPQGTYQLTYGRTDAQGLPVIEQLKKDNLTAYVEHDPVTGEPLMLRTSSGMQSLYVYDGTGNPAALITSGKYVAFAYAYDPYGRPALTEDSGGLGVPQNPYTFKIGLQDRATGWVKYGQRWYNPGIGRWTQMDTLDTPLNPANANRHAYAANDPVNNSDPLGLFSLGDAVGGLADAVVGAVGTAIGVGLKTSIGGWVAGAAGSCLAGALGEGIGNAIDEESTSLGDVGAACAVGTGAFVAGGLVGAGIGKVTGAAQP
- a CDS encoding DUF2511 domain-containing protein, which encodes MITSGFKALSGVALSALLLAGCAAPAPSTAEETSAPAVPTPSAPATPAVKMTDTERVAAAEAAVQAELPDAPIWKGMSFEGVIVNESEVCVDRTYEPGGGLDGLGGSAGYVVVRFPMVTLGEPQDGLCASYLPTDEKVQAPVDVPSEVAKDPGLMVSTTFGDEWPLTVPYVVAHCEDITVSGRSLQVATVDDSNGKTYAVNGTAKDHGNFLDIDPIWASNPDVSGLKKDISPVIDAALALCD
- a CDS encoding DUF1883 domain-containing protein, with amino-acid sequence MANFQSYDLKQVKRGSTVVVTLKGSAANVRLLNSSNFSAYKAGRRHRLHGGGLVKRSPHRMTVPRDGHWYVTVDLIGMAANARVKSSVSVDPPPLPVARSAKPSTLSQVRAELPPAVTSNASLEVWDVFISHASEDKVAVARPLREALEGFGVRVWFDEFQMGIGDSLRRKIDQGLARSAFGVVILSEHFFSKGWPQYELDGMVTRSVSGEQNLLPIWHKVTRDEVMAESPSLADKVARSTSQYTVAAIAEEIARRVRPDLFDDSEQLLKEDL
- a CDS encoding DUF3800 domain-containing protein, yielding MPSLLNRLIYVDDSGNPRSGLVVYGWVEFTPDHWPSALGNWLQMRKRLWREHRIPLTQELHTTEYVNGRGRISTQIPDRHIHNGVEYWKDFGREVALECLETLRNTEGLSLGAVYRKGKPEDIAHTRQQAYAALVDRLEAELARSDSLALVFMDGDGSDTSYRSTHRNLRLSQRRVIEDAIHLDSRSSQLVQMADLVAWCANSSIDRHPRNEFAWEWFEKYLSERDPRRSPQEI
- a CDS encoding MFS transporter — translated: MDNRPPASGPGQALAAATAPGPAGPPGKSPQSLRAAWLALTGLSAVFLFEMLDNSVLNVALPTIGRDLGASTAALQWVTSSYSVVFGGLMIALSALADRAGRRKVMLAGLVLLAAASMATLAVTSVGQLIGVRAVMGVAAAMTTPGSMALAFRLFDDERLRVRALTLISTVGLVGLAIGPAAGGFLLAAAPWQALLLVNVPIAVVAVICIRAAIPADRADELHAQPLDLIGALAGTITIVSVLAVPALLVGDGAASGRPEAVAAVAVLAGAGFAFRQRHAANPLLDFALVARPLVSSGLAFKAAAALAVAGLGYMVTLQLQLEWGWTPAQAALGLLPQVAVLIAGGALIGPLIKRIGLEHAARLSAAAVVAGLAVYAVFGQRSYPWTAVAMVLVAAGMRVVGVVSGNNVMRGLPADRTTVGAALVDTAGELATGVGITLAGTFIAAAFTGSIAAGEWTAAQAGQFRDGTTLAACTLTALAALLVGFGMFRARAKNGGPENG
- the hxlA gene encoding 3-hexulose-6-phosphate synthase, with the protein product MKLQLAMDVLTVEDALELSGKVAEYVDIIELGTPLVKNAGLSAVTAIKEAHPDKIVFADLKTMDAGELEADIAFKAGADLVTVLGVADDSTITGAIKAGKAHGKGVVVDLIGVDDKAARAKEVTDLGAEFVEFHAGLDEQAQDGYDLNTLLTAGKESGVAFSIAGGVKLATLADVQASGADVAVVGGGIYSADDPALAAKELRAAIS
- the hxlB gene encoding 6-phospho-3-hexuloisomerase produces the protein MTEISGQPSVPASLSLLQDELAAAADGLQEDQLAGLVNEIRQARRVFVTGGGRSGLALRMHAMRLMHLGLTVHVVGETTTPAIGPGDLLIVASGSGTTAGAVAAAETAVSVDSRVAALTTDGESKLAGIAHHVVLIPAAQKTDHRGTASRQYSGSLFEQALLLVLDAVFHTLWKIDGTPAEDLWPRHANLE